Part of the Burkholderiales bacterium genome, CCGGGCGCTTCGCGCGCCGCGCCGCTTCGCCCGATAGCGCGCGCGGGGCTCGTGCGCCTCGCCCCGCGGCCGGCGCCGCAGCCGCGGCCGCAGCCATTCGGCGAATTCGCGCTCGGCGAGCCTGCCTTCGGCGAGGGCGAGGTACTGCGGATAAAGCTCGAGATCCTCGGCCTCCAGCGTCATGCCGTTCAGCTCCAGAAACGCCTCGCCGCACACCGCCGCGGTTCGCTTGTTTCCATCCACGAACGGATGGTTGCGCGCGAGCCCAAACGCGAGGCTCGCCGCAAGGTCCGCGCGATCGGGCGCCGGATCGCCGTACGCGTGCAACTGCTGCGGCCGGGCGAGCGCCGATTCGAGCAGCCCTTCGTCGCGCACTCCCGCGCTTCCGCCATGCTCGGCGATCTGGCGGTCGTGGATCGCCAGCACCGCCGCCTTCTCCAGCCAGACGATCATCGCGCCGGCTCA contains:
- a CDS encoding type II toxin-antitoxin system death-on-curing family toxin; its protein translation is MIVWLEKAAVLAIHDRQIAEHGGSAGVRDEGLLESALARPQQLHAYGDPAPDRADLAASLAFGLARNHPFVDGNKRTAAVCGEAFLELNGMTLEAEDLELYPQYLALAEGRLAEREFAEWLRPRLRRRPRGEAHEPRARYRAKRRGARSAR